A portion of the Osmerus mordax isolate fOsmMor3 chromosome 22, fOsmMor3.pri, whole genome shotgun sequence genome contains these proteins:
- the gemin8 gene encoding gem-associated protein 8: protein MELGKDSTWFADPMYGRYWQHYQQAMRWHQRHRHAYGKALEAAFSPGYNFQYPNTSQRYADWQNEGSGGKADEDLTAKGPREEVGHDSESETDGYGSDTDGSDSEIECDVSNMEITEELRQYFAQTERHKQELKKQQQLEAEQAESYVLADQDMHRVSWRSALPPLERPGERRGAEMKKLYGTTAAKIQGMETAMQLTFDRNCDRKQPKYWPVIPLKL, encoded by the exons ATg GAACTTGGGAAGGATTCCACCTGGTTTGCTGACCCAATGTATGGCCGGTATTGGCAGCACTATCAGCAGGCTATGCGATGGCACCAGAGGCACAGGCATGCCTACGGGAAGGCTCTGGAGGCTGCTTTTAGCCCAGGCTACAACTTCCAGTACCCCAACACCTCCCAGCGCTATGCTGACTGGCAGAATGAAGGGAGTGGGGGTAAGGCCGATGAGGATCTCACTGCTAAGGGGCCgagggaggaggtaggacaTGATTCAGAGAGCGAGACGGACGGCTACGGCTCGGACACCGATGGTTCGGACAGCGAGATCGAGTGCGATGTCAGCAACATGGAGATCACTGAAGAGCTGCGCCAGTATTTTGCTCAGACAGAGCGGCACAAGCAAGAGctta agaagcagcagcagctggaggctGAGCAGGCGGAGAGCTATGTGTTGGCCGACCAGGACATGCACAGGGTGTCCTGGCGGAGCGCGCTGCCTCCCTTGGAGAGGCCAGGGGAGCGCCGCGGGGCGGAGATGAAGAAGCTGTACGGGACGACCGCTGCCAAGATCCAGGGAATGGAGACGGCCATGCAGCTCACCTTCGACAGGAACTGTGACAGGAAGCAGCCCAAGTACTGGCCCGTCATCCCCCTGAAACTGTAA
- the LOC136965977 gene encoding motile sperm domain-containing protein 2-like, translating to MADAGSTELEKKIAEIRQRFSAEYAQDSCDKYDIRDVDRLLNDDALVDSYLDWRHYVLEDTLKMIDESLKWRKEFKLNDINESCIQNTLFESGVHYLHGYDKEGNKLFWFRVKLHVKDPRMLQERKRYVAFWLERYAKREPGMSLTVVFDMSESGLGNVDMEFVKYIINCFQVYYPRLLSKMLMYAMPWIMNAAWKVIKTWLDPDAIDKLKFVSKSDIQTYVDIEHLPSYMGGTDPFKYSYPPLPDDDFQPSISDPGHEDDMEVKDGEQDGEMAEPAVIPKKVSFSEDGDMDAVSRVRTARRPTTTWRGSLLHVSPAEELCFGSQESEKKCLIVLNNVTKNPVAFKVRTTAPNKYRVKPSNSSCEPGTNAEITVSLHGASVPSPQDRFLIMAAEMEQNSGTVPDQASFWKGIQRNKMMEHRLQCHILEGLQPALNPVRNSQKEQPKIQETNGQPDMHTTLMHMLASSTRLEQKLERCLWSQKVLTAMVTALTAMLTALTGLGFSAFYMLYTGDNAQ from the exons ATGGCGGACGCAGGTTCAACGGAATTAGAAAAG AAAATAGCAGAAATAAGACAAAGATTCAGCGCGGAATATGCACAAG ATTCATGTGACAAGTATGACATCAGGGATGTGGACAGACTACTGAATGACGACGCTTTGGTGGACAGTTATTTGGACTGGAGGCACTATGTGTTGGAAGACACCTTGAAAATGATCGATGAGAGCCTAAAGTGGAGAAAAGAATTCAAACTGAATG acATAAATGAAAGCTGTATCCAGAATACTCTCTTCGAGTCTGGTGTGCACTACCTCCATGGCTATGATAAAGAAGGCAACaaactgt TCTGGTTTAGGGTGAAGTTACATGTGAAAGACCCACGGATGttgcaggagaggaagaggtatgTGGCCTTCTGGTTAGAGCGCTACGCCAAGAGAGAACCTGGAATGTCCCTCACTGTGGTGTTCGACATGTCTGAGTCGGGTCTAGGAAATGTC GACATGGAGTTTGTGAAGTACATCATTAATTGTTTCCAGGTATATTACCCAAGATTGCTTT CTAAAATGCTTATGTACGCCATGCCATGGATCATGAATG CTGCTTGGAAGGTTATTAAGACCTGGCTGGACCCAGACGCCATCGACAAGCTGAAGTTTGTCTCCAAGAGTGACATCCAGACTTACGTCGACATAGAACACCTACCATCTTACATGGGAGGAACA GACCCCTTCAAATACAGCTATCCACCTCTGCCTGACGATGACTTCCAGCCGTCCATATCCGATCCTGGACATGAGGATGACATGGAGGTGAAAGATGGAGAGCAGGATGGTGAGATGGCAGAGCCAGCCGTCATCCCCAAAAAG gtgtcCTTTTCTGAGGATGGGGACATGGACGCTGTGAGCAGAGTCAGGACAGCTAGGAGACCCACGACGACTTGGAGAGGCTCTTTGCTCCATGTCAG ccctgctgaggagctgtgCTTTGGCTCCCAGGAGAGCGAGAAGAAATGTCTGATCGTCCTTAATAATGTCACCAAAAACCCAGTGGCCTTTAAG GTACGCACCACAGCCCCAAACAAGTACAGGGTGAAGCCCAGCAACAGTAGCTGTGAGCCAGGGACTAATGCAGAGATCACGGTGTCCCTGCATGGAG CTTCTGTGCCCTCGCCTCAGGACCGTTTCTTGATCATGGCTGCAGAGATGGAGCAGAACAGTGGGACGGTCCCAGATCAGGCCTCCTTCTGGAAGGGCATCCAACGAAATAAAATGATGGAGCACAG GCTGCAATGTCACATCCTGGAAGGCCTCCAGCCTGCCCTCAACCCAGTTAGGAACAGCCAAAAAGAACAGCCCAAAATACAGGAGACCAACGGGCAACCAGACATGCACACCACT CTCATGCACATGTTGGCCAGCAGCACCAGGCTGGAGCAGAAGTTGGAGCGATGCCTGTGGTCCCAGAAGGTTCTGACAGCCATGGTGACGGCACTGACAGCCATGTTGACAGCACTGACAGGCTTGGGGTTCTCTGCTTTCTACATGTTGTACACTGGGGACAATGCACAGTAG